From Sporolactobacillus pectinivorans:
CATACCCAGGTCACGGTGGAGGAGAAGAAGTCGAATAAATTTGCGGTCTCCATCTGCACCTTCAGCCTCACGCATTTTGCGGTGAAATCGCCGGAAGACTTCAGGGATCTGTGGATTCTGAAAGGGAAGTGCATCCCGGATGGCACGCGGTTTTTTCAGAAGCACCTCCAGATAGTGATCCAAACGGGTGAACAGCTGATTTCGTTCATAAGAACGAGGATACTCAGCGATCACTTGATCCTGAGCCACAATGACTAGATGATCCACGAACTTCTTGACCCAGACGGCCTGTCCCACATAAACGCAAGGAACTGAATACTGATTCGTTTCCACATGGATTAAGGAGAGCTGATTGACCTGGCAGGACACCAGCTGGCAGGCCTCAAAAGGTGTTTCCGGAAGGGGATGGAGCGTCAACTTTTCCCTGGCCCAAACCTGTGCCACCGTTTCATCGGTATGCGGAACACGGACGTGCTTAGCTTCTTTCTGGCACCAATCCACAAGGTAGTCATTCAACTCGTCCAGGGACTGTACGTCTGGAAAAGGAACCAGTGCGTTGCGCCGGACATAGCCGACCGTTCCTTCAATCCGGCCCTTTTCATTTCCTCTCCGGGGATTGGCAAAGGTTGCTTTGAATCCGTAATGTGCCTGGAGCGCGATAAAAGCTTCCTGTTCCAGGCGATGCCGGCCTTCCAGAATTTTCTCTACGGCTGTCTTCAGATTGTCCAAGAGGCCTTCGACAGGCACACCCCCCAGAAATTCAAAGGCGTGTACAAAGCCATCCAAAAAGGCCTCCTGTTTTTGATGGGCATAGGCCCGGACAAAACGTAAACGGCTGGATGAAAGCTGGAGGCAAAATAAAAAGATTCTCTGCGTCCGTCCGCTCAGGATGACATCCGCCTCGCCCCAGTCGAACTGGAATTGAAGGCCCAATTGAAATTCAAGAGGGATGAACACCTCCTTCTGTTTCTGTCTTCTCCGGGCGACAAGTTTACGGATGTTAGAGGCAGATCCTTTG
This genomic window contains:
- the istA gene encoding IS21 family transposase, giving the protein MIDMALYDRIKIMKEVEGLSQREIARNLGISRNTVSKYLKQKEPPTLAVRQRSYGKKEYSEETQRILPVIDQWLLEDQKHWVKQKHTAARVYQRLVEEYSFKGSASNIRKLVARRRQKQKEVFIPLEFQLGLQFQFDWGEADVILSGRTQRIFLFCLQLSSSRLRFVRAYAHQKQEAFLDGFVHAFEFLGGVPVEGLLDNLKTAVEKILEGRHRLEQEAFIALQAHYGFKATFANPRRGNEKGRIEGTVGYVRRNALVPFPDVQSLDELNDYLVDWCQKEAKHVRVPHTDETVAQVWAREKLTLHPLPETPFEACQLVSCQVNQLSLIHVETNQYSVPCVYVGQAVWVKKFVDHLVIVAQDQVIAEYPRSYERNQLFTRLDHYLEVLLKKPRAIRDALPFQNPQIPEVFRRFHRKMREAEGADGDRKFIRLLLLHRDLGMDPLSEAMTEAERRQSFTYEAVYEIIQQVIGNVTRPVGQAPEALQGYKVKVTDINQYRQLVRGANE